The following coding sequences lie in one Mycobacterium gordonae genomic window:
- the crp gene encoding cAMP-activated global transcriptional regulator CRP → MDEILARAGIFQGVEPSAVAALTKQLQPVDFPRGHTVFAEGEPGDRLYIIVAGKVKIGRRSPDGRENLLTIMGPSDMFGELSIFDPGPRTSSATTITEVRAVSMDRDALRAWIADRPEIAEQLLRVLARRLRRTNNNLADLIFTDVPGRVAKQLLQLAQRFGTQEGGAMRVTHDLTQEEIAQLVGASRETVNKALADFAHRGWIRLEGKSVLISDSERLARRAR, encoded by the coding sequence GTGGACGAGATCCTGGCAAGGGCCGGAATCTTTCAAGGGGTTGAGCCCAGCGCAGTCGCCGCACTGACCAAGCAGTTGCAGCCCGTCGACTTCCCCCGTGGACACACCGTATTCGCCGAGGGCGAACCGGGTGACCGGCTGTACATCATCGTCGCGGGCAAGGTGAAGATCGGCCGTCGCTCACCTGATGGACGAGAGAACCTGCTCACCATCATGGGCCCGTCGGACATGTTCGGCGAGCTGTCGATCTTCGACCCGGGACCCCGGACGTCCAGCGCGACGACGATCACCGAGGTGCGCGCGGTCTCGATGGACCGCGACGCGCTGCGGGCCTGGATCGCCGACCGCCCGGAGATCGCCGAGCAGCTGTTGCGCGTGCTGGCCCGTCGGCTGCGGCGCACCAACAACAATCTGGCCGACCTGATCTTCACCGACGTGCCCGGCCGGGTGGCCAAGCAGCTGCTGCAGCTCGCGCAGCGTTTCGGCACCCAGGAGGGTGGCGCGATGCGGGTCACCCACGACCTGACTCAGGAGGAGATCGCCCAGCTGGTCGGCGCCTCCCGGGAGACGGTCAACAAGGCGCTGGCCGACTTCGCCCACCGCGGCTGGATCCGCCTGGAGGGTAAAAGCGTGCTGATCTCGGACTCCGAGAGACTGGCCCGCAGAGCTCGCTAG
- a CDS encoding MBL fold metallo-hydrolase: MADPALAHPAYAQLRTVTDTASVLLCNNPGLMTLEGTNTWVLRGPRSDELVIVDPGPDDDEHIARLAALGRIVLVLISHRHGDHTDGIDKLVARTGATVRSAGSGFLRGFGGELLDGEVIDAAGLRITVMSTPGHTADSLSFVLDDAVLTADTVLGRGTTVMDKEDGNLTAYLESLQRLRGLGRRAVLPGHGPELADLDAVTQGYLAHRHERLEQVRSALRELGEDASARQVVEHVYTDVDEKLWHAAEWSVQVQLEYLRT; the protein is encoded by the coding sequence GTGGCCGACCCAGCGCTCGCCCATCCCGCCTACGCCCAGCTGCGGACGGTCACCGACACCGCTTCGGTGCTGCTGTGCAACAACCCCGGCCTGATGACGCTGGAGGGCACCAACACCTGGGTGCTCCGTGGTCCGCGCAGCGACGAGTTGGTGATCGTCGATCCCGGACCTGACGACGACGAGCACATCGCGCGGCTGGCCGCTTTGGGGCGGATCGTCCTCGTGCTGATCAGTCACCGACATGGCGACCACACCGATGGCATCGACAAGCTGGTCGCGCGCACCGGGGCGACAGTGCGCTCGGCGGGCAGCGGGTTTCTGCGCGGGTTCGGCGGCGAGCTGCTCGACGGTGAAGTGATCGACGCAGCCGGTCTGAGGATCACCGTGATGTCCACACCCGGCCACACCGCCGATTCGCTGTCGTTCGTGCTAGACGATGCGGTGCTGACGGCCGACACCGTGCTGGGGCGCGGCACCACCGTGATGGACAAGGAGGACGGCAACCTGACCGCCTACCTGGAATCCCTGCAGCGGCTGCGCGGGCTGGGACGGCGTGCGGTGCTGCCCGGGCACGGCCCCGAGCTGGCGGACCTGGACGCCGTCACGCAAGGCTATCTGGCGCACCGGCACGAGCGGTTGGAACAGGTGCGTTCGGCGCTGCGTGAACTCGGCGAGGACGCCAGCGCTCGTCAGGTGGTCGAACACGTCTACACCGACGTCGACGAGAAGCTCTGGCACGCGGCCGAGTGGTCGGTGCAGGTCCAGCTGGAGTACCTGCGGACCTAG
- a CDS encoding RidA family protein translates to MSAKARLEELGLTLPHVVAPLAAYVPAVRTGNLVYTAGQLPFVDGKLAAIGKVGADVAPDAGKALARVCALNALAAVDALVELDSVTRVVKVVGFVASAPGFHGQPGVINGASELLAEVFGDSGVHARSAVGVAELPLDAPVEVEMIVEVG, encoded by the coding sequence ATGAGCGCGAAAGCCCGTCTGGAGGAACTCGGACTCACGCTTCCCCACGTGGTGGCGCCGCTGGCGGCCTATGTGCCCGCGGTGCGCACCGGCAATCTCGTCTACACCGCCGGCCAGTTGCCATTTGTGGACGGGAAGTTGGCCGCCATTGGCAAAGTCGGTGCTGACGTCGCCCCGGACGCGGGTAAGGCGCTGGCACGGGTGTGCGCCCTCAACGCCCTGGCTGCCGTGGATGCACTGGTGGAGCTCGACTCGGTGACCCGGGTGGTCAAGGTGGTGGGCTTCGTCGCCTCCGCGCCCGGCTTCCACGGTCAGCCGGGCGTCATCAACGGGGCCTCGGAACTGCTTGCAGAGGTCTTCGGCGACAGTGGCGTGCACGCGCGCTCGGCGGTCGGGGTCGCCGAGCTGCCGCTGGACGCGCCGGTGGAGGTGGAGATGATCGTGGAGGTCGGGTAG